A single window of Arvicanthis niloticus isolate mArvNil1 chromosome X, mArvNil1.pat.X, whole genome shotgun sequence DNA harbors:
- the LOC117694831 gene encoding putative PWWP domain-containing DNA repair factor 4, with product MDTAEYVLCGWKGQLWPARVLSRPRTPAHSTRRRAPFLEVQILPVGEKVRVRSTEVRPLTKSEITTMASLAGKESQGSGSPGQTRAYRRALKVALDILGERGRAGGRRRASTVAPKVPKEQASSSSSSLGQRLRLRLQGRNQKDQGLSQRSPGKRGRGRPSPVVTRSQKVPAMQAGKAQAHTAVRPPRFEMQGNALRGTRVQPRYLEAPLGNAGGNPGKRKPGTYMLRSLSAPASREGTRAKSKQKAAPGPPKCVSISPKALKRPVRRAGLEIQATGAQRKTALPENKDHPGQGTPKLDSRRASAACMPPIPRLRRSLRIASRKRKIHVLCAQCRLIEQEPQGHSKGTNTRSKRRGARVSKDAQATSVASAQGPSTIERGSLVWFKFQDLPFWPSVVKSVSENDKMARVLLIEGNMQLERKGILVPLRKLKHLDCGEKRTLLRRASRLYAQGINWCFSVIDHYREGLACGSFLGSFLNYYATRASYPLRRAIQEGDLHIDFPKVSYADLEDWEEETAPGGKGARKKLLPDRMRAARDRANQKLVDFIVKRKGADQHLLDIVKGRKQSRWLDRLWKSRKEVFCIETYLEDEDQLHLVARYLQEVAKEADEALLSLARGDKVRFTMEVLLPEAIIYSIAVLDGLSYKEAEEKYLRGPPVHYREKELFDKTILKAARKRSAARIQAARGPPVLTP from the coding sequence ATGGACACTGCAGAGTATGTGCTCTGTGGCTGGAAGGGCCAGCTGTGGCCTGCAAGGGTGTTGTCCAgacccaggaccccagcccatagTACGAGGAGGAGGGCGCCTTTCCTGGAGGTCCAAATCCTGCCTGTGGGTGAGAAGGTGAGAGTGAGGAGCACCGAGGTGAGGCCCCTAACCAAGTCTGAAATCACAACCATGGCCTCCTTGGCAGGAAAGGAGTCACAGGGCAGTGGTTCACCAGGGCAGACCAGGGCGTACAGGAGAGCCCTCAAGGTGGCACTGGATATTCTGGGCGAGAGAGGAAGAGCAGGTGGGAGAAGAAGAGCCAGCACAGTGGCTCCAAAGGTTCCTAAAGAGCAGGCCAGCTCCAGCAGCTCCAGCCTCGGCCAGCGTCTGCGCCTGCGCCTCCAAGGGCGCAACCAGAAAGACCAAGGGCTCTCCCAGAGGAGTCCTGGGAAGCGGGGCCGGGGTCGCCCAAGTCCTGTGGTGACGCGTTCACAGAAAGTGCCTGCAATGCAAGCAGGGAAAGCCCAGGCCCACACTGCTGTAAGGCCCCCTCGCTTTGAAATGCAAGGAAATGCATTAAGAGGCACCAGAGTGCAGCCAAGATACTTGGAGGCACCTTTGGGAAATGCTGGTGgtaatccagggaagagaaagccAGGCACATACATGCTCAGGTCTTTGAGTGCCCCAGCTTCCAGGGAGGGTACCCGGGCTAAAAGCAAGCAGAAGGCTGCCCCTGGGCCACCGAAGTGCGTCTCTATCTCACCCAAAGCTCTCAAACGACCAGTTCGGCGTGCTGGCCTAGAGATCCAGGCAACTGGAGCCCAAAGGAAGACCGCCCTCCCAGAGAACAAGGACCATCCTGGCCAGGGAACCCCGAAGCTAGACTCAAGAAGGGCATCGGCAGCCTGCATGCCTCCAATCCCGAGGCTGCGAAGGTCACTCCGCATAGCTAGTCGCAAAAGGAAGATCCATGTGCTGTGTGCACAGTGCAGGCTCATAGAACAGGAACCCCAAGGGCACTCAAAGGGGACAAACACCAGGTCCAAGAGGAGAGGAGCCAGAGTTTCAAAAGATGCCCAAGCCACCAGTGTGGCTTCTGCCCAGGGGCCCAGTACCATTGAGCGAGGATCGCTGGTCTGGTTCAAATTTCAGGACCTTCCTTTCTGGCCATCAGTGGTCAAGAGTGTCAGCGAAAATGACAAGATGGCGAGGGTGCTGTTGATCGAGGGCAACATGCAGCTTGAGCGCAAGGGTATCCTTGTCCCTCTCCGCAAGTTGAAGCacttggactgtggggagaaaagAACACTCTTGAGGAGAGCCAGCCGACTGTATGCCCAAGGCATCAACTGGTGCTTCTCAGTGATCGACCACTACAGAGAGGGCCTCGCCTGTGGCTCCTTCCTGGGCTCCTTTTTGAACTACTATGCCACCCGAGCCAGTTACCCGCTAAGGAGAGCCATCCAGGAGGGCGACCTGCACATCGATTTCCCCAAGGTGAGCTATGCCGACTTGGAAGATTGGGAGGAGGAGACTGCCCCGGGTGGGAAGGGGGCCCGAAAGAAACTCCTGCCTGACCGCATGAGGGCCGCCCGGGACAGAGCCAACCAGAAGCTCGTGGACTTCATCGTGAAGAGGAAGGGGGCCGACCAGCACCTGCTGGACATCGTGAAGggcagaaaacagtccaggtggCTGGACAGACTTTGGAAATCAAGGAAGGAAGTCTTCTGCATTGAGACCTACCTGGAGGACGAGGACCAGCTGCATCTCGTGGCCAGATATTTGCAAGAAGTAGCCAAGGAAGCAGACGAGGCCCTGCTCTCGCTGGCAAGAGGAGACAAGGTGCGGTTTACCATGGAGGTTCTCCTTCCAGAAGCAATCATCTACTCCATCGCTGTCCTGGATGGGCTCAGCTACAAGGAGGCGGAAGAGAAGTACCTACGTGGTCCACCCGTGCACTACCGTGAGAAAGAGCTATTTGACAAGACCATTTTAAAGGCGGCCAGGAAGAGGTCAGCAGCCAGGATTCAGGCGGCCAGGGGCCCTCCTGTGCTCACCCCTTAG